The Bufo gargarizans isolate SCDJY-AF-19 unplaced genomic scaffold, ASM1485885v1 fragScaff_scaffold_519_pilon, whole genome shotgun sequence genome includes the window ACCTTCTTGGTTGTCAACTCTGAATAGACTATGAGCTGTGTGTGAAAACCCAACCAGCATCAATATTTGACAACATGTGCAGCTTTTACTGTGCTTGAATGTCCTTCACGTGTTGTCCTCACTGGGTTTTCTTGGTTGGACTGTCATTGTTGGGTTCTTCTAACTGGATTGTTGCTGCTGGACTGTCCATGTTGGCTTGTCTTACCAAGGATGTTCTTGTTAAATTGTCTTTGCTGGGTTGTTCCTGCCTTGGTTGTCTTTGCTGGGTCATCCTTACTGGGTTGTCTGTGATGGGTTGTCTTTGTTGGATCGTCATTGTTGGGTTGTTCTTGCTGTGTTGTCCTACGAATGATGTTCTTGTTAAATTGTCTTTGCTAGGTTGTACTTTATGGGTTATCTCAACTGGAATATCCTTGATGGGTTGTCTTTGCTGCATTGTTCTCACTGGAATGttcttaataatttttttctgactGGCTTGTTCTCACTGGATTGTCCATGCTGTGTCATGATTCCTGGGTCATCATTGCATCATCCTTACGTCCCCACTGGGTTCTCTGTGCTGGGTTTTACTTGCTGGTTTCTCTGTGCTGGGTTTTACTTGCTGGTTTCTCTGTGCTGGGTTTTACTTGCTGGTTTCTCTGTGCTGGGTTTTACTTGCTGGTTTCTCTGCGCTGGGTTTTACTTGCTGGTTTCTCTGTGCTGGGTTTTACTTGCTGGTTTCTCTGTGCTGGGTTTTACTTGCTGGTTTCTCTGTGCTGGGTTTTACTTGCTGGTTTCTCTGTGCTGGGTTTTACTTGCTGGTTTCTCTGTGCTGGGTTTTACTTGCTGGTTTTTCTGTTGTGGGTTTCACTTGCTGGTTTCTCTGCGCTGGGTTTTACTTGCTGGTTTCTCTGTGCTGGGTTTTACTTGCTGGTTTCTCTGTGCTGGGTTTTACTTGCTGGTTTCTCTGTGCTGGGTTTTACTTGCTGGTTTCTCTGCGCTGGGTTTTACTTGCTGGTTTCTCTGTGCTGGGTTTTACTTGCTGGTTTCTCTGTGCTGGGTTTTACTTGCTGGTTTTTCTGTTGTGGGTTTCACTTGCTGGGTTGTCTCTGCTGGGTTGTCTCTGCTGGGTTGTCCAGCATGAATAAAACTTCTCCTTTATTAGTAAACATTAAAAATCCATCTTTGGAGTCTCCACCACTtttatcacttaaaggggttgtctgagttatgtaaaaaataataacgCTTTGTAAATCTGAGGGTCCGCAGTATAGACATAaggtaagcaagttttaggcaaaacgATTCTATTTCCTTATTTCCCTAGTCCTGCTCTGGCCTtttgttgacatgcagttgcagagctgtgggggcGTGTACCAACAATCtctgaatatttgtgggtgtcgACAAAAActgcccttcccctccccctgctctgcaaaaggagtgaatacaagtgctgccctgtctgcagtctgactgctgggTACTTATATTgtatgtgtgggactacaagtcccTGCTGTACAGTGCAACGACATTGCTGGAACTCATTCGCTCATcgttttcctcgttcgtgacttcactgtatcctggggagcccaccacgtgacttcactgtatcctggggagcccaccacgtgacttcactgtatcctggggagcccaccacgtgacttcactgtatcctggggagcacaccacgtgacttcactgtatcctggggagcccaccacgTGACTTCATTGTATCCTGGGGAGGCCACcacgtgacttcactgtatcctggggagcccaccacgTGACTTCAccgtatcctggggagcccaccacgtgacttcactgtatcctggggagcccaccacgtgacttcactgtatcctggggagcccaccacgtgacttcactgtatcctggggagcccaccacgtgacttcactgtatcctggggagcccaccacgtgacttcactgtatcctggggagcccaccacgTGACTTcattgtatcctggggagcccaccccagaACACAGCTTACACCTGTgcacagcatttgtctcctcgctGCCTGGAGAAGAGAAAGCCCTGCAGCTGCTCAgcagagtctgtgctgctgatggtagaaggggttaaactgtgcTGAATAATCCAGTGggaggggagacacagggcagataGCTCAGCCAGCAGATCGGCCAGTgcagggggtgtggccagcagaTCGGCCAGTGCAGGGAGTGTGGCCAGCAGATCGGCCAGTGCAGGGGGTGTGGCCTGCAGATCGGCCAGTGCAGGGGGTGTGGCCTGAAGATCGGCCAGTGCAGGGGGTGTGGCCTGCAGATCGGCCAGTGCAGGGGGTGTGGCCTGCAGATCGGCCAGTGCAGGGGGTGTGGCCTGCAGATCGGCCAGTgcagggggtgtggccagcagaTCTGCCAGTGCAGGGTGTGTGGCCAGCAGATCGGCCAGTgcagggggtgtggccagcagaTCGGCCAGTGCAGGGAGTGTGGCCAGCAGATCGGCCAGTGCAGGGGGTGTGGCCTGCAGATCGGCCAGTGCAGGGGGTGTGGCCTGAAGATCGGCCAGTGCAGGGGGTGTGGCCTGCAGATCGGCCAGTGCAGGGGGTGTGGCCTGCAGATCGGCCAGTGCAGGGGGTGTGGCCTGCAGATCGGCCAGTGCAGGGGGTGTGGCCTGCAGATTGgccagtgcagggggcgtggcttgctgctccagccagcatagcCTTCACAGTGATGCTCAGTGCACAGACTTGCTCCTCCCACAGCCCAGGCTTGTGCTCAGAACCTCATCAGAGCATGGAaggaagctgacatcacaggtcatgtgaccctcagtgaaatatgAGAAAAGCGCGACTGGAAATGAGGGAAGTGAATCGTAAACCCCGTACgtttagttagaaacatacaaagaacaaaaaagcaacttggacaaccccattaacacatttgatgtcttaaaggggtcatccacttctaaaaatgccccccacaatgcccgggcccctcctatAGGTGATACCTACCCCCTGCGTCGCTCCGTATCCCTGCAGGTCCACTGCTGCATCTCCGACACGCAGCTCAAAACATCCGGCGGCGGTCGGTGCAGGCAATAACAAGCCGCAACGGGGACAAGTGGTGGCGAGTCCAAAGATGGattcttaaaggtgttgtccaagttattttcattgatgacctatcctcagctggttgaagagtAGGCGGCGCACTGTGTCAGCGCTGCCCTCACTTCTTTGTTAACCTGCTCACCATCTACATCGTGACAAGAAActgtccattcacttctatggacggctctgtagcgatcacttctatggacggctctgtagcgatcacttctatggacggctctgtagcgATCACTTCCATGGGCGGCTCTGTAGCGATCACTTCCATGGGCGGCTCTGTAGCGATCACTTCCATGGGCGGCTCTGTAGCGATCACTTCCATGGGCGGCTCTGTAGCGATCACTTCCATGGATGGCTCTGTAGCGATCACTTCCATGGGCGGCTCTGTAGCGATCACTTCTATGGGCGGCTCTGTAGCGATCACTTCTATGGGCGGCTCTGTAGCGATCACTTCCATGGGCGGCTCTGTAGCGATCACTTCCATGGCGGCTCTGTAGCGATCACTTCCATGGGCGGCTCTGTAGCGATCACTTCTGTGGATGGCTCTGTGGTATACACTTGTATAGAAATTCATTTCATGGGACAGCTTGTAGTTACACGGCACTGTTGACGGCGCGCAGGTAAGCAATGATGGAATGGCTGCactggtagaaggggttaaactgtgcTGAATAATCCAGTGggaggggagacacagggcagataGCTCAGCCAGCAGATCGGCCAGTgcagggggtgtggccagcagaTCGGCCAGTGCAGGGAGTGTGGCCAGCAGATCGGCCAGTGCAGGGGGTGAGGCCTGCAGATCGGCCAGTGCAGGGGGTGTGGCCTGCAGATCGGCCAGTGCAGGGGGTGTGGCCTGCAGATCGGCCAGTGCAGCTCACAGCTTCTCGTCATTCAGCTGATCGGATAGGTCAGaattaaaaataacttggacaagccctttaaattgtACTAATAAAGAGAAGTTTTAATCATGCCGGACTAATCATTTTTTGGATATGTAAGCATGTTGAAGCAGGACGGTATCTGTGCGTGGATTGAGTACTGGATCTGGAGTCCAGAACCAGTGAGCTGGGTTTGCTTTTGATTATGGAAAGTTTGTCTTGCTTTTGCCTGACCCCTGCCCCCTTTCCCTATATTTTCTACTCTGTTATGCTCCGGTCTGACTCTCTGCTCTGTGCCTTCTGTTCTCCCAATACTCTATAGATGAGGTCTATTCTCAGAAGATGAAGTTTAAGGCCATCAGTGAGGAACTGGATAATGCCCTTAATGACATTACCTCTCTCTGAGCCCTGACTTCCACCAGCTGTACTCCTCTGTCCATCTGCCGATCATGTCACTGCTCTCCTGTGGCCTGTCTCTGTCATGCACCTCATCACCTGTCATCTCCAGAGATTCTCCAGACTGGTCCTCTATGCAGATGCACACGGTCATTGTCCTGGATCACCCTCCATGCTCGCCTTCTCATCCTCTCTTAACTATTGCTGTCTCTCAGCTGCTGCCCTATCTTCTGTGGTCACTGAACTGAATGTCAGACATGGAGGTCTCGCCATCCCCCGCCTCTTCTGTCATGTACATATATCTATAGATGGGTCGTGTGCTTCACTTTCCAggtgtttttatggtgttttgtGTGAATGGTGGCAGGAGAGGTGAGTGCAGATACCTGGAGGATGAGGCTTCTGCTGCTCCTGATCGTTGGCTTGTGCGGTTACATCATTGCTGAATAAAGTGCTTCTTCTCTACTTTCCATCTCTCTCATTCTTTCATGTCTCCATGTTTCTCTCACACCAAAAGGATCTCTTCTGCAGTTTCTTCCCATATAGATCACAGACTCAGATACAGAATTTTTATGATGATAATTACAAAGGATAAGCATTCAATTGTCAGGTTGTGAAGACCTCAAACTCATCCAAGAGAAGACTGGGTCTCAGAATGCCCAGATAGAGTGGAGGTTGAGTCTACATAGGGGTCAGGTCTCACAATGCCTAGATGGAGACTTTGTCTCATAATCCCCAGGTGAAGGTTGGGTTTCACAATACCTATGTCTCGAAATACAAAGATGGACACAATGGCCAGAGGTTGACTCTCAGTGTCCAGGTTGAGGCTGGGTCTCCCGATAGCCAGGTAGGGTCCAAGTCTAAAAATGACCAGGTTAGGGGTTAGGACTCACAATGCCCGGATAAAGACTTTGGAGACTGGTT containing:
- the LOC122922587 gene encoding proline-rich receptor-like protein kinase PERK8, whose product is MNFYTSVYHRAIHRSDRYRAAHGSDRYRAAMEVIATEPPMEVIATEPPIEVIATEPPIEVIATEPPMEVIATEPSMEVIATEPPMEVIATEPPMEVIATEPPMEVIATEPPMEVIATEPSIEVIATEPSIEVIATEPSIEVNGQFLVTM